One region of Armatimonadota bacterium genomic DNA includes:
- a CDS encoding O-antigen ligase family protein — protein sequence MRSDIPGVTGTERASVWLRDAVIVVALLAAPLVWGGFQASGLALMFCLMALGWIAYLAAALPARRELALVRTPLDLPLALLLVTALASAAFVSVNHYRSTLEFYRLLTGAMLFWLIANQPSSVGRRRLYLGALILAAVAVSWLGAREYVVQRVLGSNPSWRVFATFFNPNELAGFVGLVVPLGVAAFLWSRSTAMRIIAGFATLLIIMGLLLTGSRGGWIAFAGGIFVFGLLAGVAFRRTRLALAVAVVTLVLMALVALAVTPLRLRLLGSFSGQQHSNMFRYLTWRGAELIAADHPWLGIGPGAFEFAYPRYAIGGFTRMAHQNYLQIAAEMGAPGAIAFGWMLGAFFWLAGRGFRRLRDRESRLLCAACIAGVLVFCLHSLLDYGWYIGAIQFTVFALFGLAANAAAPAAADTAARPDNQREPGARKQRGAPAPAMPAPLRVWRRSLRLTSAAAWMTVAVAAGVAALAAVGPVRAYLANAQRQQGRAAEGRGNLLTAESYYRAAVRLAPGSGEYHRDLGRVLGAPRGIAELERAIAREPTNALNYVVLAKLYDMVGPWNEAAAHYQRAIELYPNYLIAYRGLAELEARRGRPGNALTLYRRMIAIEHSPYERYRALEQRVEAEYAYAHYALGREALERGDARTARTELERALEILRRRKTQGAPMLKVLQAAGEYTPAIERELEALRARIWWRLAQLWERAGDRQKADSLRVQARQLAPEVARLVEEEPPLFLKPTPQTSNHGGAPTDVTSRSSTG from the coding sequence TTGAGATCTGACATTCCAGGGGTCACCGGAACGGAACGCGCGTCTGTATGGCTGCGCGATGCCGTGATCGTGGTCGCGCTGCTGGCCGCGCCTCTGGTATGGGGTGGATTCCAGGCCTCCGGCCTCGCCCTCATGTTCTGCCTGATGGCGCTGGGGTGGATCGCCTACCTCGCCGCCGCGCTGCCGGCGCGGCGCGAGTTGGCGCTGGTGCGCACGCCCCTCGACCTGCCGCTGGCGCTGCTGCTGGTCACGGCGCTGGCCTCCGCGGCGTTCGTCTCCGTCAACCACTACCGCAGCACCCTCGAGTTCTATCGCCTGCTCACCGGCGCCATGCTGTTCTGGCTGATCGCCAACCAGCCGTCATCGGTCGGACGCCGCCGCCTGTACCTGGGGGCGCTCATCCTGGCCGCGGTTGCGGTCTCGTGGCTGGGGGCGCGGGAGTATGTCGTCCAGCGCGTGCTCGGCTCCAACCCGAGCTGGCGGGTATTCGCCACCTTCTTCAACCCCAATGAGCTGGCCGGCTTCGTCGGCCTCGTCGTCCCCCTGGGGGTGGCTGCTTTCCTGTGGTCGCGCTCGACGGCAATGCGCATTATCGCCGGCTTTGCGACGCTGCTCATCATCATGGGGCTGCTGCTCACCGGCTCGCGCGGCGGGTGGATCGCCTTCGCCGGCGGCATCTTCGTCTTCGGGCTGCTGGCGGGAGTGGCGTTTCGGCGCACCCGGTTGGCGCTCGCGGTCGCGGTGGTGACGCTGGTGCTGATGGCGCTGGTGGCGCTGGCGGTGACGCCCCTGCGGCTGCGGCTGCTGGGTTCGTTCTCGGGGCAGCAGCACTCCAACATGTTCCGCTACCTCACCTGGCGCGGCGCCGAGCTCATCGCCGCCGATCATCCCTGGCTGGGTATCGGCCCCGGCGCCTTCGAGTTCGCCTACCCGCGCTATGCCATCGGTGGCTTCACCCGCATGGCGCACCAGAACTACCTGCAGATCGCCGCCGAGATGGGCGCGCCCGGTGCCATCGCGTTCGGATGGATGCTGGGCGCTTTCTTCTGGCTCGCGGGCCGGGGCTTTCGGCGGCTGCGCGACCGCGAGAGCCGGCTGCTGTGCGCGGCCTGCATCGCCGGCGTGCTGGTGTTCTGTCTTCACAGCTTGCTCGACTACGGCTGGTACATCGGCGCCATCCAGTTCACGGTCTTCGCGCTCTTCGGCCTCGCGGCCAACGCCGCCGCCCCCGCGGCTGCGGACACCGCCGCGCGGCCGGACAACCAGCGCGAGCCCGGCGCACGCAAGCAACGCGGCGCCCCGGCCCCGGCGATGCCCGCGCCGCTGAGGGTGTGGCGCCGGTCACTCAGGCTCACCAGCGCCGCCGCCTGGATGACGGTGGCGGTCGCCGCCGGCGTCGCCGCCCTGGCGGCGGTAGGGCCGGTGCGCGCCTACCTCGCCAACGCCCAGCGCCAGCAGGGACGCGCGGCCGAAGGACGCGGCAACCTGCTGACGGCGGAAAGCTACTATCGCGCGGCGGTGCGCCTGGCCCCCGGGAGCGGCGAGTACCACCGCGATCTGGGGCGCGTGCTGGGCGCCCCGCGGGGCATCGCGGAGCTCGAGCGCGCGATCGCGCGCGAGCCCACCAATGCCCTCAACTACGTCGTCCTCGCCAAGCTCTACGATATGGTGGGGCCGTGGAACGAAGCCGCCGCGCACTACCAGCGTGCGATCGAGCTCTACCCCAACTACCTTATCGCCTACCGTGGTCTCGCCGAGCTCGAGGCCCGCCGCGGTCGCCCCGGGAACGCGCTCACCCTCTACCGGCGCATGATCGCCATCGAGCACAGCCCCTACGAGCGCTACCGGGCGCTCGAGCAGCGGGTGGAGGCGGAATACGCCTATGCCCACTACGCCCTGGGGCGGGAGGCGCTGGAGCGCGGCGATGCCCGGACCGCGCGCACCGAGCTCGAGCGCGCGCTGGAGATTCTGCGCCGGCGCAAGACGCAGGGGGCGCCGATGCTGAAGGTGCTGCAAGCGGCGGGGGAGTACACCCCGGCGATCGAGCGCGAGCTGGAGGCGCTGCGGGCGCGCATCTGGTGGCGCCTGGCGCAGTTGTGGGAGCGCGCGGGCGACCGGCAGAAAGCCGACTCGCTGCGCGTGCAAGCGCGGCAACTCGCGCCCGAGGTGGCACGCCTGGTGGAAGAGGAGCCACCTCTTTTCCTGAAGCCCACACCACAGACTTCGAACCATGGAGGTGCACCAACAGATGTTACGAGCAGGAGCAGCACAGGTTGA
- a CDS encoding neutral/alkaline non-lysosomal ceramidase N-terminal domain-containing protein gives MLRAGAAQVEITPEPGVWLTGYANRVRPATGTHDPLWARALFLESEGKRAVLAAADIIGFDDELVTNVRQRVARMAGIPPSHVMLAATHTHSAPNVRCLERMAPVDPAAVERLAEGLTGAIVGAARSAEDAAIGAGFATGTIGANRRRRTPQGAIVMEPNPEGPVDRRVGVLRVEGKRGTICVMLNHACHGVVLGPDNLLYSADWPGAAARAAQAATGGAVAIMTNGACGDINPAERGDFDAVERQGATVARIGLGILDQLQLSSQVEIEAASRRVSLPTRALSLEEATQILEGSRADLATARESGEPAAIRVCEIMHPWVQEMADLAVAGAPPEPVIAEVQAITVDDIALLGLPGEAFVEIGTNITSASPFRHTFIIGYANRLAGYLPTRRAFEEGGYEVEVAPRLYGLAPFTPEVQELIEGASLALLKSLR, from the coding sequence ATGTTACGAGCAGGAGCAGCACAGGTTGAAATCACGCCCGAGCCGGGCGTGTGGCTGACGGGGTACGCCAACCGGGTGCGGCCGGCGACGGGAACCCACGATCCGCTGTGGGCGCGCGCGCTGTTCCTCGAGAGCGAGGGCAAACGCGCGGTGCTCGCGGCGGCCGACATCATCGGCTTCGATGACGAGTTGGTGACGAACGTCCGCCAACGCGTTGCGCGCATGGCGGGTATTCCCCCCTCTCACGTCATGCTGGCGGCGACGCATACGCACTCGGCGCCCAACGTCAGGTGTCTGGAGCGCATGGCGCCGGTGGACCCGGCGGCGGTCGAGCGCCTGGCCGAGGGGCTGACGGGGGCCATCGTCGGCGCCGCCCGCAGCGCCGAAGACGCCGCCATCGGCGCCGGCTTCGCCACCGGCACCATCGGCGCCAACCGTCGCCGGCGCACGCCGCAGGGAGCGATCGTAATGGAGCCCAACCCCGAGGGCCCGGTGGACCGCCGGGTAGGGGTGCTGCGGGTCGAGGGCAAGCGGGGGACGATATGCGTGATGCTCAACCACGCTTGCCACGGGGTGGTGCTGGGGCCGGATAACTTGCTGTACTCGGCTGACTGGCCGGGCGCGGCCGCGCGCGCGGCGCAGGCGGCAACCGGCGGCGCCGTCGCGATTATGACCAACGGCGCCTGCGGCGACATCAACCCCGCGGAGCGCGGCGACTTCGACGCCGTGGAACGCCAGGGCGCGACCGTCGCCCGCATCGGCCTGGGCATCCTCGACCAGCTCCAGCTTTCCTCGCAGGTGGAGATCGAGGCGGCTAGCCGGCGAGTCAGCCTGCCTACCCGCGCCCTCAGCCTGGAGGAGGCGACGCAGATCCTCGAGGGTTCCCGCGCCGACCTCGCAACCGCCCGCGAGTCCGGCGAGCCGGCGGCGATTCGCGTCTGTGAGATCATGCATCCCTGGGTGCAGGAGATGGCTGATCTTGCGGTCGCCGGCGCGCCGCCCGAGCCGGTTATCGCCGAGGTCCAGGCCATCACCGTGGACGACATCGCCCTGCTCGGCCTGCCGGGCGAGGCCTTCGTCGAGATCGGCACGAATATCACCTCCGCCTCCCCCTTCCGCCACACCTTCATCATCGGCTATGCCAATCGCCTGGCGGGGTATCTACCGACGCGGCGGGCCTTCGAGGAAGGCGGCTACGAGGTCGAGGTCGCGCCCCGTCTCTACGGCCTCGCGCCCTTCACCCCGGAGGTGCAGGAGCTCATTGAGGGCGCGTCGCTGGCGCTGCTCAAGTCGCTGAGGTAA
- a CDS encoding iron chelate uptake ABC transporter family permease subunit, with amino-acid sequence MTTTETSDSAAVPQTHVVRRLLATCAVLGVILVGAAATAASLGQYPVPLADLWAAAQGRAPENIRHLLVTVRLPRIALGALVGLGLSVAGGAFQGMLMNPLADPYLIGVSSGAALGASVAIVLRLSGAAGEFGVPAAAFLAALATMVLVYRLAQVRGKIRVESFILAGVVVGSFMWALVTVIMASAGQELSEVVFWLMGNLFVEGWRPVLVVLGATTVGALGVCAFARDLNLLTLGEESAQQLGVDVERLKRLVIVFGSLLTAAAVSFSGIIGFVGLVVPHIARKLVGPDHRVLLPAAGLIGAAFLVLADTVARVVGPWELPVGVITSLLGAPFFLYLLSTRTRG; translated from the coding sequence ATGACGACCACGGAGACATCTGATAGCGCGGCAGTGCCGCAGACCCACGTCGTGCGCCGCCTGCTCGCCACCTGCGCCGTGCTGGGCGTGATCTTGGTGGGGGCGGCGGCGACGGCGGCGAGCCTGGGGCAGTATCCAGTTCCCCTCGCCGACCTGTGGGCGGCGGCGCAGGGGCGCGCGCCGGAGAACATCCGCCACCTGCTGGTGACCGTGCGCCTGCCGCGCATCGCCCTGGGCGCGCTGGTGGGACTGGGGCTGTCGGTGGCGGGCGGCGCCTTCCAGGGCATGCTCATGAACCCCCTGGCCGACCCCTATCTCATCGGCGTCTCATCGGGGGCGGCGCTGGGGGCGAGCGTGGCCATCGTCCTGCGGCTGTCGGGGGCGGCGGGGGAATTCGGGGTGCCGGCGGCGGCTTTCCTGGCGGCGCTGGCGACGATGGTGCTGGTTTATCGGTTGGCGCAGGTGCGCGGCAAGATCCGGGTGGAGAGCTTCATCCTGGCAGGGGTGGTGGTGGGCAGCTTCATGTGGGCGCTGGTGACGGTGATCATGGCGAGCGCGGGCCAGGAACTGTCGGAGGTCGTGTTCTGGCTCATGGGAAACCTCTTCGTCGAGGGCTGGCGACCGGTGCTGGTGGTGCTGGGGGCGACGACGGTGGGGGCGCTGGGGGTGTGCGCGTTTGCGCGCGACCTCAACCTGCTGACGCTGGGGGAGGAATCGGCCCAGCAGCTCGGGGTGGACGTCGAGCGCCTCAAGCGGCTGGTGATCGTGTTCGGGTCGCTGCTGACGGCGGCGGCGGTGTCGTTCAGCGGCATCATCGGCTTCGTGGGGCTGGTGGTGCCGCACATCGCGCGCAAGCTGGTGGGGCCGGATCACCGGGTGCTGCTGCCGGCCGCGGGGCTGATCGGCGCCGCCTTCCTCGTTCTCGCCGACACCGTCGCGCGCGTGGTCGGGCCGTGGGAGCTGCCGGTGGGGGTCATCACCTCCCTGCTCGGCGCCCCGTTCTTCCTCTACCTGCTCAGCACCCGCACGCGGGGGTGA